Proteins encoded in a region of the Methanobrevibacter millerae genome:
- a CDS encoding TIGR01177 family methyltransferase, translating to MELLCIQSQEHPKLPQGELKAVIECEEMKTSLDIITEGLVILKDISPENIDDYYQILTRRLGYTHEVHQILKTSDIKNFEEDVLSINWQDYIDENFAVRVKRFNSKIDTVAYERKAGSLILEKCENIKVKLNKPKSLVRVVAFEDTIFIAIEKYHLNKKHFEDIKPHKRPFFYPGSMSPKLARCMVNLSRVKAGQLVLDPFCGTGGILIEAGLIGCKVVGSDVNWKMKNGTAINLDYCGITDYRTFHLDVRELKMYEKVAGVVTDPPYGISTSTGDIDGDDIFKEFFHAIYHNMADDAYLCMASPHYVDLNPMIDDVGFELVEQYSIKMHRSLTRIISVIKKS from the coding sequence ATGGAACTTTTATGCATTCAATCTCAAGAACATCCTAAGTTACCTCAAGGTGAACTAAAAGCAGTTATTGAATGTGAAGAAATGAAGACTTCACTTGATATAATAACTGAGGGTTTAGTTATATTGAAAGATATATCTCCAGAAAATATTGATGATTATTATCAGATTTTGACAAGACGTCTTGGATATACTCATGAGGTTCACCAAATATTGAAAACATCAGATATCAAAAATTTTGAAGAGGATGTCCTATCAATTAACTGGCAGGATTACATTGACGAAAATTTTGCTGTAAGGGTAAAAAGGTTTAATTCAAAAATAGACACTGTTGCTTATGAAAGAAAGGCAGGTTCATTAATTTTGGAGAAATGTGAAAATATTAAAGTTAAACTAAATAAACCAAAATCATTGGTGAGAGTGGTTGCATTTGAAGATACTATTTTCATTGCTATTGAAAAATATCATTTAAATAAAAAACATTTTGAAGATATCAAACCTCATAAAAGACCATTTTTCTATCCGGGGTCTATGAGTCCAAAATTAGCACGGTGTATGGTTAATTTATCTCGCGTTAAAGCAGGTCAATTAGTATTGGATCCGTTTTGTGGAACTGGTGGAATTTTAATAGAGGCCGGTTTGATAGGTTGTAAGGTAGTTGGTTCTGATGTTAATTGGAAAATGAAAAACGGCACTGCTATTAATTTGGATTACTGTGGAATAACTGATTATAGGACATTTCACCTTGATGTTCGTGAACTTAAGATGTATGAAAAGGTAGCTGGTGTAGTTACAGATCCCCCTTATGGGATATCAACATCTACTGGAGATATTGATGGTGACGATATATTCAAAGAATTTTTCCATGCAATCTATCATAATATGGCTGATGATGCATATCTTTGTATGGCAAGTCCCCATTATGTAGATTTGAATCCTATGATTGATGATGTGGGATTTGAACTGGTTGAACAATATTCTATTAAAATGCATAGAAGTTTGACTAGAATTATTTCAGTTATTAAAAAATCATAA
- the cgi121 gene encoding KEOPS complex subunit Cgi121 has translation MNLQVLGFKGEISSVGDTLSQINSIKKDDEIIQLLNADAVAGRRHIEHGVNQAFLAFSRGENLANDLSVEICLRCSAQRQISKAFDILGLKEGPMNLCAVLIDCDDYADDLSSVFELDESVLIPNTEKLKGIYSISDDELGIIDVEDILIDRISKLVVDY, from the coding sequence ATGAATTTACAGGTTTTAGGTTTTAAAGGAGAAATCTCTTCTGTTGGTGATACTTTAAGTCAAATCAATTCCATAAAAAAGGATGATGAAATTATTCAATTGCTCAATGCTGATGCCGTTGCAGGCAGGCGCCATATTGAACATGGAGTCAATCAGGCATTTTTAGCATTCAGTCGTGGTGAAAATCTTGCAAATGATTTGAGTGTTGAAATATGTCTAAGATGTTCTGCCCAAAGGCAAATTTCCAAGGCTTTTGATATTCTGGGTTTGAAAGAAGGCCCTATGAATTTATGTGCTGTTTTAATTGATTGTGATGATTATGCTGATGATTTATCTTCAGTATTTGAATTGGATGAAAGTGTTTTAATTCCGAATACTGAAAAATTAAAGGGTATTTATTCTATCAGTGATGATGAGCTGGGTATTATTGATGTTGAAGATATTCTTATTGATCGGATATCTAAACTTGTTGTTGATTATTGA
- a CDS encoding (R)-citramalate synthase — translation MQIKVLDTTLRDGEQTPGVSLTSKEKLRIASKLDEIGLDYIEAGSAITSEGERESIKEITSQGFNAEILSFSRPLTRDIDYCLDCDVDAVNLVVPTSDLHIFDKLKITKDELIEMSNSAVDYCKDHGLTVELSAEDASRSSIDFLRKVFLNAIDQGADRVCVCDTVGILTPDTSFELFNNLRDINAPISCHYHNDFGLAVANTLSAIKAGACEFHSTVNGIGERAGNTSFEECVVAINRLLPDFSTDIKIHEIYNISKLVARLTGVYIQPNKAIVGENAFAHESGIHSDGIIKNSATYEPMTPELVGRTRRFIVGKHMGTHGLDSRLKELGLDVDKVQLQQICDNIKELADKGKTVTDVDLQAIADNVLDINHEDRIKLEDVTIVSGNRVMPTASVKLNVDGEEILNAGVGIGPVDAAINAIKSLEIFDDIDFIEYHVDAITGGTDALIDVIIKLQKGDRILSARGTEPDIIDASVKAYISGVNRLLQE, via the coding sequence ATGCAGATTAAAGTTTTAGATACAACTTTACGAGATGGAGAACAAACACCAGGTGTTTCATTAACTTCTAAAGAGAAATTAAGAATTGCTTCCAAACTTGATGAGATAGGTTTAGATTATATTGAAGCAGGATCTGCAATTACTTCTGAAGGTGAAAGAGAATCTATTAAGGAAATTACTTCTCAAGGTTTTAATGCTGAGATTTTAAGTTTTTCAAGACCATTAACCAGAGATATTGATTACTGTTTGGATTGTGATGTTGATGCTGTCAATCTTGTTGTTCCCACTTCGGATTTACATATTTTTGATAAATTAAAAATCACTAAGGATGAACTTATTGAAATGTCCAATTCTGCAGTTGATTACTGTAAAGATCATGGGCTTACTGTTGAACTTTCCGCTGAGGATGCATCTAGAAGCAGCATTGATTTTTTAAGGAAAGTATTTTTAAATGCTATTGACCAGGGTGCTGATAGGGTTTGTGTATGTGATACTGTCGGAATATTAACTCCAGATACATCTTTTGAACTTTTCAATAATTTGAGAGATATCAATGCACCTATTTCATGTCATTACCATAATGATTTTGGTTTGGCGGTTGCAAATACATTGTCCGCTATTAAGGCAGGTGCATGTGAGTTTCATTCTACAGTAAACGGTATTGGAGAACGTGCAGGAAACACTTCTTTTGAGGAATGTGTTGTTGCAATTAATAGATTACTTCCAGATTTTTCTACTGACATTAAAATTCATGAAATTTATAATATCTCTAAATTAGTGGCTCGTTTAACTGGAGTATATATTCAACCCAATAAGGCAATTGTTGGAGAAAATGCTTTTGCTCATGAATCAGGAATTCATTCTGATGGAATCATCAAAAACTCTGCAACTTATGAACCTATGACTCCTGAGCTTGTTGGCCGTACCCGCAGGTTTATTGTAGGTAAGCATATGGGTACTCATGGGCTTGATTCCAGATTGAAGGAGTTGGGCTTGGATGTCGATAAGGTACAGCTTCAGCAAATTTGCGATAACATCAAGGAACTTGCAGATAAGGGAAAAACAGTCACTGATGTTGATTTGCAGGCAATTGCAGATAATGTTTTGGATATTAATCATGAAGATAGGATTAAACTGGAAGATGTTACTATTGTTTCAGGTAATAGGGTCATGCCTACCGCTTCAGTAAAACTGAATGTTGATGGTGAAGAAATATTAAATGCGGGTGTTGGTATAGGTCCTGTTGATGCTGCAATAAATGCAATAAAATCTCTTGAAATATTCGATGACATAGATTTCATAGAATATCATGTAGATGCAATTACTGGGGGTACTGATGCACTTATTGATGTTATTATCAAACTTCAAAAGGGAGATCGCATTCTTTCCGCTCGCGGTACTGAACCGGATATTATTGATGCCAGTGTTAAAGCATATATTTCAGGAGTTAATAGACTTCTTCAGGAATAG
- a CDS encoding Nre family DNA repair protein, with translation MKTTKNAYLAKLTEQIQMKSVKVGKNIEGSTPPSVFIGRWSYPKVYAGPMMVGEAGDTSIMDSPESWIGQNKQQEDIINYRMNLVRGKQLIKIDDLENPFVEKLQDISLASKSIDSEATFGKTPTGSMFTEDSTPHGPSAVIEKFDIDAVRWDKQLEKTFYDTDLKAVDAVVNLHDKDVPFTAMQKAFSVGAIGTKNKRKLVPTRWSITACDSTLADEFLKDVRKYEQLDTYRVFEFGALNTYYVIILTPSEWQYEWYEAFIKILKNERLIFSDYETNGGKKEYSRVGGCYYTAKMVVLDYLSKIKKQSGLVILREAYENYVPLGVFNVRENIKEAMNRPYLEFETLEDCLKYAGTKLRIPIKEFVNQGTLLNEMLHSKQTTLDMYFKK, from the coding sequence ATGAAAACTACTAAAAATGCATATTTAGCCAAATTAACAGAACAAATTCAAATGAAATCTGTTAAAGTTGGAAAAAATATTGAAGGAAGCACACCCCCATCAGTTTTTATCGGAAGATGGTCATATCCTAAGGTTTATGCAGGACCTATGATGGTAGGCGAAGCCGGAGACACATCAATAATGGATTCGCCGGAATCATGGATTGGTCAGAACAAACAGCAGGAAGACATTATTAATTATAGAATGAATCTTGTTCGCGGAAAGCAGCTGATTAAAATTGATGATTTGGAAAATCCTTTTGTAGAAAAATTGCAAGACATTTCACTTGCATCAAAATCAATTGACAGTGAAGCCACCTTCGGGAAAACTCCAACAGGATCCATGTTTACTGAAGACAGCACACCACATGGTCCAAGCGCAGTCATTGAAAAATTTGATATTGATGCTGTAAGATGGGATAAGCAACTTGAAAAAACTTTTTATGACACTGACCTGAAAGCAGTTGATGCGGTTGTAAATCTTCATGACAAGGATGTTCCATTTACTGCAATGCAAAAAGCATTTTCTGTTGGAGCTATAGGTACTAAAAACAAAAGAAAATTAGTTCCAACGCGATGGTCAATTACTGCTTGTGATTCAACACTTGCAGATGAATTCTTAAAGGACGTAAGAAAATACGAACAGCTAGATACATATAGAGTCTTTGAATTTGGCGCACTGAATACCTATTACGTCATTATTCTAACACCAAGCGAATGGCAGTATGAATGGTATGAAGCATTTATTAAAATATTAAAAAATGAAAGACTAATATTTTCAGATTATGAAACAAATGGAGGTAAAAAAGAATATTCTAGAGTGGGTGGATGCTATTACACTGCAAAAATGGTTGTTCTGGATTACCTTTCAAAAATTAAAAAACAATCAGGTTTGGTAATTTTAAGGGAAGCATATGAAAACTATGTTCCATTAGGCGTTTTCAATGTTCGTGAAAACATCAAAGAAGCAATGAATAGACCATACCTTGAATTTGAAACATTAGAAGACTGCTTGAAATATGCCGGGACAAAACTTAGAATACCTATTAAGGAATTTGTTAACCAAGGTACACTCTTAAATGAAATGCTCCATTCAAAACAGACTACTTTAGACATGTACTTTAAAAAATGA
- a CDS encoding Mur ligase family protein, with the protein MKIDELANSINGKIFGNDDFFSGQDFTGRFTLLNDAKKGDIVIRHWINGKGIEIASDKNIACIITQNPKDGAIETANELNFPLIITDKIELANAYALKWTVKKYSPDSVNIVITGTNGKSTTSHMIYHILNSAGYHVFTNTDSESEFNTLIDPMVSKLISDEVSANGDLDYLVIEVSEVQGWLGSLMKNHASLMSNALNPSVGVITNIAMDHIGLVNSIDEVYDEVSAVPQSIGNGITILNYDDELVRKLEAKNPFYWSMDNNSCELYFNDGIFYNGDLIIKKEDLPFSSNHFVQNILSAVGACINLGIDLNQINEGVKTYRALNRRFAKLNDEPLIIDDFAHNPDGIKNTIKETIKLVNGSQKLHVVCAIRGSRGVEINQLNVEALVEVLNEDINLFLSSSNDVVNDLNYVTPDERKVFFDILNQNNVSYTHFDNLVDCLCEVYGLADKNDIILLIGAQGMDPAESLLKNIL; encoded by the coding sequence ATGAAAATTGATGAATTGGCTAATTCTATTAATGGTAAAATATTTGGTAATGATGATTTTTTTTCAGGTCAGGATTTTACTGGTCGATTTACTTTATTAAATGATGCTAAAAAGGGAGATATTGTTATAAGACATTGGATTAATGGAAAAGGTATTGAAATCGCTTCTGATAAAAATATTGCATGCATAATTACTCAAAATCCTAAGGATGGTGCAATCGAAACAGCAAATGAATTAAATTTTCCGTTAATAATAACTGATAAAATTGAATTGGCCAATGCATATGCTTTAAAATGGACTGTTAAAAAATATTCTCCGGATTCCGTAAATATTGTTATCACTGGAACTAATGGTAAATCTACAACTTCACATATGATATATCATATTTTGAACAGTGCAGGTTATCATGTATTTACAAATACGGATAGTGAGTCTGAATTTAACACTTTAATAGATCCTATGGTTTCAAAATTAATTTCTGATGAGGTATCTGCAAATGGAGATTTGGATTATTTGGTTATTGAAGTTTCTGAAGTACAAGGGTGGTTAGGAAGTCTTATGAAAAATCATGCTTCTTTAATGTCAAATGCTTTAAATCCTTCAGTAGGTGTCATTACAAACATTGCTATGGATCATATAGGTTTAGTTAATTCCATAGATGAAGTCTATGATGAAGTTTCTGCGGTTCCTCAATCTATTGGTAATGGAATTACTATTTTAAATTATGATGATGAATTGGTCAGAAAATTGGAAGCTAAAAATCCGTTTTATTGGTCAATGGATAATAATTCCTGTGAACTATATTTTAATGATGGAATTTTTTATAATGGTGATTTGATAATTAAAAAAGAGGATTTACCTTTTTCAAGCAATCATTTTGTTCAAAATATTTTATCGGCTGTTGGTGCTTGTATTAATTTGGGGATTGATTTAAATCAAATTAATGAGGGAGTTAAAACGTACAGGGCACTTAATAGACGTTTTGCTAAATTGAATGATGAACCCTTAATCATTGATGATTTTGCACATAATCCTGATGGAATTAAGAATACTATTAAAGAAACTATTAAATTAGTCAATGGTTCTCAAAAATTGCATGTTGTCTGTGCTATTAGGGGATCTCGGGGTGTTGAAATCAATCAATTAAATGTTGAAGCTTTAGTCGAAGTTTTAAATGAGGATATTAATTTATTTTTATCATCAAGCAATGATGTAGTCAATGATTTAAATTATGTCACTCCGGATGAGCGAAAAGTATTTTTTGATATTTTAAATCAGAATAATGTAAGTTATACTCATTTTGATAATTTGGTTGATTGTCTTTGTGAAGTTTATGGGCTAGCCGATAAGAATGATATAATATTATTGATAGGTGCTCAGGGAATGGACCCTGCCGAATCATTACTTAAAAATATTCTATAA
- a CDS encoding DegT/DnrJ/EryC1/StrS family aminotransferase, which produces MQFEFKTPKDETLKIMSDVASGKLENSNFEEKCKEKISDLTNGEHVKITSSGNNSIFVALSSIKGDVIIPDQGGWHGFKQIAKFLGKNIITIKTELGLINPEELDNIEIKDDSALIFTSFAGYTAEQDIKSISKYCKNNGILTIEDASAGIGDENGILGNCNHSNIVIASTGQPKIINVGMGGFIATKDENLFKETSLPLKLSKTNEIISSGIYEELKCVRENLKDTINATKYLKKHIETTIHSKKRGVNLIIPHDNPKEKTWGLKRQLPINKSGFINRCPNYNRVKTKAVSIEIKNLSYNCLKKEYLDEIIRAINNQQQV; this is translated from the coding sequence ATGCAATTCGAATTCAAAACACCAAAAGATGAAACATTAAAAATAATGTCTGATGTCGCATCAGGAAAATTAGAAAACAGCAATTTTGAAGAAAAATGCAAAGAAAAAATCAGTGATTTGACCAATGGAGAACATGTAAAAATAACTTCCAGCGGAAACAACAGCATTTTTGTTGCATTGAGTTCCATAAAAGGTGATGTGATAATTCCCGATCAGGGAGGATGGCATGGATTTAAACAGATTGCTAAATTTTTAGGAAAAAATATCATTACAATAAAAACAGAATTGGGACTCATTAATCCTGAAGAATTGGATAATATAGAAATCAAAGATGATTCGGCATTAATATTTACTAGTTTTGCAGGCTATACCGCCGAACAGGATATTAAATCAATTTCCAAATACTGTAAAAATAATGGAATACTAACTATTGAAGATGCATCAGCAGGCATTGGTGATGAAAACGGAATATTGGGAAACTGTAATCATTCAAATATTGTCATTGCATCTACAGGACAGCCAAAAATAATTAATGTTGGAATGGGAGGATTCATCGCGACAAAAGATGAAAACCTGTTTAAAGAAACATCACTTCCATTAAAATTAAGCAAAACTAATGAAATAATATCAAGTGGTATATATGAAGAACTTAAATGTGTTCGTGAAAATTTAAAGGATACAATAAATGCAACAAAGTATTTAAAAAAACATATAGAAACAACAATACATAGCAAAAAAAGAGGCGTCAATTTAATTATACCTCATGATAATCCAAAGGAAAAAACATGGGGACTGAAAAGACAACTACCCATAAATAAGAGCGGATTTATAAACAGATGTCCTAACTACAATAGAGTAAAAACAAAAGCAGTTTCAATAGAAATTAAAAACTTAAGTTATAACTGCCTTAAAAAAGAATATTTGGATGAGATAATTAGAGCAATCAATAATCAACAACAAGTTTAG
- a CDS encoding PH domain-containing protein: protein MFRKNDNQSNERVIFQARPNLILGCKKAILGIILLIFVLFISGPIIKFIGNMQVYMISQIKLPLTRYVAIAVFVVMLIIILYIIFQIVGWYAKEYILTDSKIIVKSGVVFTRKNYMPYSTIQDVNTSQSIFARLFNVGSVSVYSAYDNNQIALENISDPSKVEEIIFSNMSRGPYHSPEYYPRDSNNDYYQSPQQDYHRPPRQNYYQSSRQDYYNHQENVDDYYPEDDYDGVDVITPIHQEEKYQRRQYDYYPDDLNYSESKKPKYEYEPYHENLEHNINRAMSEEYNSYSSSKNSHHDDSYYSQENSNNYYSDYDNYDNSAEEFSYNDDVTSNSKSKKNDVDDSSEKVIKRHFDKFKR, encoded by the coding sequence ATGTTTAGAAAAAATGATAATCAATCCAATGAAAGAGTTATTTTTCAAGCTAGACCAAACTTAATTTTAGGTTGTAAAAAAGCTATTTTAGGTATTATATTATTAATTTTTGTTTTATTCATTTCTGGACCAATTATCAAATTTATTGGTAATATGCAGGTATATATGATATCTCAAATAAAATTACCGCTCACAAGGTATGTTGCCATTGCAGTATTTGTTGTCATGCTTATTATTATATTATATATAATTTTTCAGATAGTTGGATGGTATGCTAAAGAATACATTTTGACAGATTCTAAGATTATCGTGAAATCTGGTGTGGTTTTTACTCGTAAGAATTACATGCCTTATTCCACTATTCAGGATGTTAATACTTCTCAAAGCATTTTTGCCAGATTATTCAATGTTGGTTCTGTAAGTGTTTACAGTGCTTATGATAATAATCAGATAGCTCTTGAAAATATTTCCGATCCTTCAAAAGTTGAAGAAATTATTTTTTCTAATATGTCCAGAGGTCCTTATCATTCTCCTGAATATTACCCTAGAGATTCCAATAATGATTATTACCAATCTCCTCAGCAGGATTATCACAGACCTCCTCGTCAGAATTATTATCAATCTTCCAGACAGGATTATTATAATCATCAGGAAAATGTAGATGATTATTATCCTGAAGATGATTATGATGGTGTTGATGTTATAACTCCAATTCATCAAGAAGAAAAGTATCAACGAAGGCAATATGATTATTATCCTGATGATTTGAATTACTCTGAATCTAAAAAGCCAAAATATGAATATGAACCATATCATGAAAATTTAGAGCATAATATTAATCGTGCTATGAGTGAGGAATACAACTCTTATTCAAGTTCAAAAAATTCCCATCATGATGATTCTTATTATAGTCAAGAAAACTCTAATAATTATTATAGTGATTATGATAACTATGATAATTCTGCAGAAGAATTTTCATATAATGATGATGTTACATCCAATTCAAAATCTAAAAAAAATGATGTGGATGACTCTAGTGAAAAAGTCATAAAAAGACATTTTGATAAATTTAAAAGATAA
- a CDS encoding proteasome-activating nucleotidase, protein MENSSKEELIEKVESLQDEITLIREEKSKAKSNLMWKVRKLEKDKVLIENEKIRLEREAKSLRSEVERFRSPPLVLATITEVLDENRMTVKSSTGPSFLVNYSKFLDEKLLVPGSRVALNQQTFGIVEVLPSEKDANVSGMEIETKPDVTYEQIGGLEEQIIEVKETVELPLKEPELFEKIGIDPPKGILLYGPPGTGKTLLAKAVANETNATFIKIVASEFVKKYIGEGARLVREVFELAKEKAPAIIFIDELDAVAAKRLKSSTSGDREVQRTLMQLLAELDGFESRGDIGIIGATNRPDILDPALLRPGRFDRFIEVPLPNEDGRKQILKIHTKRMALDEEADIDLLSDLTDGLSGADLKAVCTEAGMFAIREKRDKVTVADFMDAVDKVVDSEHDEEFKKEAGVMFG, encoded by the coding sequence TTGGAAAATTCTTCAAAAGAGGAATTAATTGAAAAAGTTGAATCTTTACAGGATGAAATTACTTTAATTCGTGAAGAAAAGTCCAAAGCTAAAAGTAACTTAATGTGGAAAGTTAGGAAATTAGAAAAAGATAAAGTTCTAATTGAAAATGAAAAAATCAGATTAGAAAGAGAAGCTAAATCCCTACGTTCCGAAGTTGAAAGGTTTAGATCTCCCCCTTTAGTTTTAGCTACTATTACTGAAGTTTTAGATGAAAATAGGATGACTGTTAAAAGTAGTACCGGTCCTAGTTTTCTTGTCAATTACTCAAAATTCTTAGATGAAAAATTATTAGTACCTGGTTCTAGAGTTGCTCTAAATCAACAAACATTCGGTATTGTTGAAGTATTGCCATCAGAAAAAGATGCAAATGTGTCTGGAATGGAAATTGAAACAAAACCTGATGTAACTTATGAACAAATTGGTGGTTTGGAAGAACAAATAATTGAGGTTAAGGAAACTGTTGAATTACCATTAAAAGAACCTGAATTATTTGAAAAAATAGGTATCGATCCTCCAAAAGGAATATTATTATATGGTCCTCCAGGAACTGGTAAGACATTGCTTGCAAAGGCTGTAGCTAATGAAACAAATGCTACATTCATTAAAATCGTAGCTTCAGAATTTGTTAAAAAATATATCGGTGAGGGTGCAAGACTTGTACGTGAAGTATTCGAATTAGCTAAAGAAAAAGCTCCTGCTATTATTTTCATTGATGAACTTGATGCTGTCGCAGCTAAAAGGCTTAAAAGTTCTACTAGTGGGGATAGGGAAGTTCAAAGGACTTTAATGCAATTGCTTGCGGAATTAGATGGTTTTGAATCAAGAGGAGATATCGGTATTATAGGTGCTACTAACAGGCCAGATATTTTGGATCCAGCACTTTTAAGGCCTGGTCGTTTCGATAGGTTCATAGAAGTTCCACTTCCTAATGAAGATGGAAGAAAACAAATTCTTAAAATTCACACAAAAAGAATGGCATTGGATGAAGAAGCAGATATTGATTTGTTAAGTGATTTAACAGATGGATTGTCTGGTGCAGACTTAAAAGCAGTTTGTACAGAAGCAGGTATGTTTGCTATACGTGAAAAACGTGATAAAGTAACTGTTGCTGACTTTATGGATGCTGTTGATAAAGTTGTAGACTCTGAACATGATGAAGAGTTTAAAAAAGAAGCTGGCGTAATGTTCGGTTAG
- a CDS encoding multiprotein bridging factor aMBF1, producing the protein MECEICGKPVSETNPTRAKIEGSVMVVCKECAKLGTIQKAPPKPRFQQNKKGRKNTQPKRNYRNDEPTEELIENYNTTVRNAREAKNWSREDLGKKINERVSVINRIESGKMTPDPKLTKKLEKALNITLLENVNDVDLNQFINSSSGERTLGNIVKIKRK; encoded by the coding sequence ATGGAATGCGAAATTTGTGGTAAACCCGTAAGTGAAACAAATCCTACAAGAGCAAAAATTGAAGGATCAGTTATGGTTGTATGTAAAGAATGTGCTAAGCTTGGAACTATACAAAAAGCACCACCAAAACCAAGATTCCAACAAAATAAAAAAGGAAGGAAAAACACACAACCAAAAAGAAATTATAGAAACGATGAGCCAACAGAAGAATTAATTGAAAATTATAATACTACTGTTAGGAATGCTAGAGAAGCTAAAAACTGGTCCAGAGAGGATTTAGGAAAAAAAATCAATGAAAGAGTTTCTGTTATTAACAGAATTGAATCCGGAAAAATGACACCTGATCCAAAGTTAACAAAAAAACTAGAAAAAGCATTGAATATAACATTGCTTGAAAATGTTAATGATGTTGATTTGAATCAATTTATAAACAGTTCCTCTGGTGAAAGAACGCTTGGAAATATAGTCAAAATTAAAAGGAAATAG
- a CDS encoding DUF356 domain-containing protein — protein MALILIRGENKSKLLSAISDMERHGSLTLLSKPKVISAEFADSLVEQILKSKLRTKSNVATAFFVKEDTTLSILKIKQIHPPAHIVVVSPEYRGYEELKEKLTIAHDMDGYKSYRALNAGKIDYSVKGKKRYIKNNKLNSYTE, from the coding sequence ATGGCATTAATTTTAATTAGAGGCGAGAATAAATCAAAGTTATTGAGTGCTATTTCTGATATGGAAAGACATGGCAGTTTAACTTTATTATCTAAACCAAAGGTCATTAGTGCAGAGTTTGCTGATTCTCTAGTAGAACAGATTTTAAAATCAAAACTTAGAACTAAATCTAATGTTGCTACAGCATTTTTTGTTAAGGAAGATACAACTTTAAGTATTTTAAAAATTAAACAAATTCATCCTCCTGCACACATTGTTGTTGTAAGTCCCGAATATAGAGGTTATGAAGAGCTAAAAGAAAAATTAACAATTGCTCATGATATGGATGGTTATAAATCTTATAGGGCTTTAAATGCTGGTAAAATTGATTATTCTGTTAAAGGTAAAAAAAGATATATTAAAAATAATAAATTAAATAGCTATACCGAATAG